A genomic region of Rickettsiales bacterium contains the following coding sequences:
- the ruvB gene encoding Holliday junction branch migration DNA helicase RuvB gives MTEQARIISSELSEEDVTLSTLRPLSFADFTGQRQACGNLRVFVEAARARGDALDHTLLYGPPGLGKTTLAQIIAKEMGVGFRATSGPILTKAGDLAAILTSLQKGDVLFVDEIHRLNAAVEEVLYPAMEDFKLDLIIGEGPAARTIRIDVPPFTLVGATTRLGLISNPLRDRFGIPLRLQFYEVEELQHVIERAASILNMDIGKEGSLEIARRSRGTPRIAVRLLRRVRDFAQAQGLAGIDRKLADESLRRLDVDGLGLDASDHRYMRFIAEHYQGGPVGVETIAAGLAEQRDSLEETIEPYLIQCGFVQRTPRGRMLTPKAFTHIGMKPPKTVPVQADLLDE, from the coding sequence ATGACAGAGCAGGCGCGTATCATTTCCTCGGAACTCAGTGAAGAAGATGTGACCCTGAGCACGCTCAGGCCGCTTTCTTTCGCCGATTTCACGGGGCAGCGCCAGGCCTGCGGAAATCTGCGTGTCTTTGTTGAAGCGGCGCGTGCGCGTGGCGATGCGCTCGACCATACGCTGCTTTACGGCCCTCCGGGGCTCGGGAAGACCACGCTTGCGCAGATTATCGCCAAGGAAATGGGTGTGGGTTTCCGCGCGACTTCCGGTCCGATTCTCACCAAAGCGGGCGATCTGGCGGCGATTCTTACCAGTCTTCAGAAAGGCGATGTATTGTTTGTGGATGAGATCCACCGCCTTAACGCTGCCGTTGAAGAAGTGCTTTATCCGGCGATGGAAGATTTCAAGCTGGATTTGATTATCGGAGAGGGGCCCGCTGCACGCACGATCCGCATTGATGTGCCACCTTTCACGCTGGTTGGGGCGACTACTCGGCTTGGCCTGATTTCCAACCCGCTACGCGATCGTTTCGGCATTCCGCTGCGACTACAGTTTTACGAGGTGGAGGAGCTACAGCATGTGATCGAACGTGCAGCCAGTATTCTGAATATGGATATCGGCAAGGAAGGTTCGCTTGAAATTGCGCGGCGCTCGCGCGGTACGCCGCGTATCGCTGTGCGGTTGCTGCGGCGTGTGCGCGACTTTGCACAGGCGCAGGGTCTGGCAGGGATTGACCGCAAGCTTGCGGACGAATCGCTACGGCGGCTGGATGTGGATGGGTTGGGGCTCGATGCTTCCGACCATCGCTATATGCGTTTTATCGCGGAGCATTACCAGGGCGGACCGGTCGGTGTGGAAACCATTGCCGCGGGGCTTGCCGAACAGCGCGATTCGCTGGAGGAGACAATTGAGCCTTATCTGATCCAGTGCGGATTCGTGCAGCGTACGCCGCGCGGTCGCATGCTCACACCCAAGGCCTTTACGCATATCGGCATGAAACCGCCTAAGACTGTGCCTGTGCAGGCGGATTTGCTGGACGAGTAG
- the dctA gene encoding C4-dicarboxylate transporter DctA produces MKKPFYKDLFLQVIAAIILGVIFGYVNPAAASKMKPLGDAFINLIKMMIAPIIFCTIVSGVAGMGSMKQVGRVGVKALLCFEVITTFALVIGLILVKILHPGADLNIDVSKVDTTVVKSIGHVEEASTVDFLMHIIPSTLVGAFSNGEILQVLLVAILFAMALPALGERGKEMLNFLDLFSHILFKMVDIITKLAPLGAFGAMAFTVGRFGIGSLKDLGELVAIFYVTCGLFIIIAMWPLMRFYCRLSTWQFLKFIREEIFIVLGTSSSESVLPRIMEKLEILGCSRPVVGMVVPTGYSFNLVGSSIYFTMGALFIAYATHTQITLWQELTLLGVLLIASKGAAGVTGSAFIVLAATLGSMKIMPQQNLDIGLALIFAVDRFMSTGRAITNLIGNGITTIVVAKWENALKHEQAERLLREGCPDI; encoded by the coding sequence TTGAAAAAGCCTTTTTATAAAGATCTGTTCCTGCAGGTAATCGCGGCCATCATCCTGGGCGTCATTTTCGGATATGTGAACCCTGCCGCGGCCTCAAAAATGAAACCGCTGGGCGATGCATTCATCAACCTCATTAAAATGATGATCGCGCCGATCATATTCTGCACTATCGTCTCCGGCGTGGCTGGCATGGGCAGCATGAAACAGGTCGGCCGTGTGGGCGTAAAGGCACTGCTGTGTTTTGAAGTCATCACCACATTCGCTCTCGTCATCGGCCTGATACTCGTCAAGATCCTGCATCCGGGCGCGGATCTCAATATCGACGTCAGCAAGGTGGATACCACCGTCGTCAAAAGCATCGGTCATGTGGAAGAAGCCTCCACAGTCGACTTCCTGATGCATATTATTCCCTCCACATTGGTGGGCGCGTTCTCCAATGGGGAAATCCTGCAGGTGCTATTGGTAGCAATCCTGTTTGCAATGGCCCTGCCCGCCCTTGGCGAACGCGGCAAGGAGATGCTGAACTTTCTCGACCTATTCTCGCACATTCTGTTCAAGATGGTCGATATTATTACCAAACTGGCCCCTCTCGGTGCATTCGGCGCCATGGCCTTCACAGTCGGCCGGTTCGGCATCGGCTCGCTGAAGGATCTGGGCGAACTGGTAGCTATATTCTATGTGACCTGCGGACTGTTCATTATTATCGCCATGTGGCCGCTTATGCGTTTCTACTGCCGCCTGAGCACCTGGCAGTTCCTGAAGTTTATCCGCGAGGAAATTTTCATCGTGCTGGGCACCTCCTCTTCCGAATCCGTACTGCCGCGCATTATGGAAAAGCTTGAAATTCTGGGCTGCAGCCGTCCAGTCGTCGGCATGGTCGTGCCGACCGGTTATTCGTTTAACCTCGTCGGCTCCTCGATCTATTTCACGATGGGCGCATTATTTATCGCCTATGCTACCCACACGCAGATCACTTTATGGCAGGAACTGACCCTGCTCGGCGTATTGTTGATTGCCTCCAAAGGCGCGGCGGGTGTCACCGGCAGCGCATTTATCGTCCTTGCAGCCACTTTGGGCTCCATGAAAATCATGCCGCAGCAGAATCTGGATATCGGCCTCGCCCTGATCTTCGCCGTGGATCGCTTCATGTCTACCGGCCGCGCCATCACCAACCTCATCGGCAACGGCATTACGACCATTGTCGTGGCCAAATGGGAAAATGCGCTGAAGCACGAACAGGCCGAGCGCCTGCTGCGGGAAGGCTGCCCGGATATATAG
- the pstB gene encoding phosphate ABC transporter ATP-binding protein PstB, with translation MASIPKISSRGLNVFYGAKQALFDINIDIESNAVTAFIGPSGCGKSTFLRTINRMNDTIESCRIEGKILIDGENIYSAGTDPVQLRSRVGMVFQKPNPFPKSIYDNVAYGPRIHGLFDKKAELDAIVEDSLTKAGLWNEVKDRLREPGTSLSGGQQQRLCIARTIAVSPKVILMDEPCSALDPIATAKVEELINELQEQYTIVIVTHSMQQAARISQKTAFFYMGKLLEYGNTEKLFTHAEHQQTRDYITGRYG, from the coding sequence ATGGCCAGTATACCTAAAATCTCCAGCCGCGGGCTGAATGTCTTTTACGGGGCAAAGCAGGCGCTGTTCGACATCAATATTGATATCGAATCCAATGCCGTAACGGCATTTATTGGGCCTTCCGGCTGCGGGAAATCGACTTTCCTGCGTACGATCAACCGCATGAACGATACGATCGAGAGCTGCCGCATCGAAGGCAAAATCCTGATCGATGGGGAAAATATCTATTCCGCCGGCACCGATCCCGTCCAGTTGCGCTCGCGCGTGGGTATGGTCTTCCAGAAACCGAACCCCTTCCCCAAATCCATTTACGATAATGTCGCCTATGGCCCGCGCATTCACGGCCTGTTCGACAAGAAAGCCGAGCTGGACGCTATTGTGGAAGACAGCCTGACCAAGGCAGGCTTATGGAATGAAGTGAAAGACCGCCTGCGCGAACCGGGCACGAGCCTTTCGGGCGGCCAGCAGCAGCGACTCTGCATTGCGCGCACTATCGCCGTAAGCCCCAAAGTCATTCTGATGGACGAACCCTGCTCCGCACTCGACCCTATCGCCACGGCCAAAGTGGAAGAGCTGATCAATGAGCTGCAGGAACAGTATACGATTGTCATCGTCACCCACTCCATGCAGCAGGCCGCCCGTATTTCCCAGAAAACGGCATTCTTCTATATGGGGAAACTGCTCGAATACGGTAACACGGAAAAACTTTTCACCCACGCTGAACACCAGCAGACACGCGACTATATCACCGGCCGCTACGGCTGA
- a CDS encoding DUF1150 family protein: MDILPEALQESAMTLEMDNIAYIKPFSSNGEAGYAVHLADGKQLAVFESYESAFFTARQYNLAPLSVH, encoded by the coding sequence ATGGATATTTTACCGGAAGCGCTACAGGAATCGGCCATGACCCTGGAGATGGACAATATCGCCTATATCAAGCCTTTTTCATCCAATGGTGAAGCCGGTTATGCCGTACATCTTGCCGATGGCAAGCAGCTTGCTGTGTTTGAAAGCTATGAGTCGGCCTTTTTTACCGCGCGCCAGTATAACCTTGCACCGCTCAGCGTTCATTGA
- a CDS encoding sensor histidine kinase yields MNKSSMPTGFVFFMALLALLLVTGSVTYETWLEHKAMIVRQMETEAARIDRALIIEVEHSSHILLGIGQEMTHMDTSNLNSIAILLRSFDTTATVHHVFSWIDAKDNNVVSSNKGVHPAIDVSDRDFLKKSKANPGRIEIGDPIHGRVSGLWALPVGLGLTDATGQYTGTVLISMDIHTITADLQRAVKDSGIYFAIYSPNLLPLTHSISEETPIKFTDYNNKLQSLDMQKHPSGLVAFSSPFDPQSAYVYYEKSATYPYVIVLGFDRNAEMEMLNSLLVPRLLEILALSALMLGVMWLIRSRIVQPITELAVITNEIAHGSPFRDPATTSGIGEMQALTRQIRKLSDYLHEIRIIQEEQRTKNIMLRNGKLAADLSKKIKTDFMAAMSHDLRIPLNTIVGFAEIMKNQNYGKFDSAQYAQYAQDIYDAARQMQYLINDIKKLSSAEAAMAQLQEKPIEIKMMLGKALRLVGKVVAERRLAIEIKVPDNLPTILMDEHRFEQIIVNIALNIAGNSPPGSNIIIRAYHEKDYNNNDSLCISFDSIPGAVKSETEPSKRSKPNVGHLGIPLTKALAAMHEIQLEIKNSIGKPASITLRFPKERIVGTPA; encoded by the coding sequence ATGAACAAATCCTCCATGCCAACCGGCTTTGTGTTCTTTATGGCGCTCCTTGCGCTCCTGCTTGTGACGGGCAGCGTAACCTACGAGACATGGCTGGAACATAAGGCCATGATCGTCCGCCAGATGGAGACGGAAGCCGCCCGCATCGACAGGGCGCTCATTATCGAAGTCGAACATTCCTCTCATATTCTTCTCGGCATCGGCCAGGAAATGACGCATATGGACACGAGCAACCTCAACAGTATCGCTATCCTGCTGCGCTCGTTCGATACAACCGCCACCGTCCACCATGTTTTTTCGTGGATCGACGCAAAGGACAATAACGTCGTCAGCAGTAATAAAGGCGTTCACCCGGCAATTGATGTCTCGGACCGTGACTTTCTGAAGAAAAGCAAAGCCAATCCCGGAAGAATCGAAATCGGCGATCCGATCCACGGCAGGGTTTCCGGCCTGTGGGCTTTGCCCGTCGGACTGGGCCTGACGGATGCCACCGGCCAGTATACCGGCACCGTGCTCATCAGCATGGATATCCACACGATTACGGCGGATCTCCAGCGTGCGGTGAAAGACTCCGGTATTTACTTTGCCATTTACAGCCCCAATCTCCTTCCCCTTACCCACAGCATTTCAGAAGAAACGCCGATCAAATTCACCGACTATAATAATAAGCTGCAATCCCTGGACATGCAGAAACACCCTTCCGGGCTGGTCGCCTTCTCTTCCCCGTTCGATCCGCAATCGGCCTATGTTTATTATGAAAAATCCGCTACCTACCCTTACGTAATCGTACTGGGTTTCGACCGTAATGCCGAAATGGAGATGCTGAATTCGCTGCTTGTGCCGAGGCTGCTGGAAATTCTGGCACTGAGCGCATTGATGCTGGGCGTCATGTGGCTTATACGCTCGCGTATTGTCCAGCCTATCACGGAACTGGCCGTCATCACAAATGAGATCGCCCACGGCTCACCATTTCGCGACCCCGCAACCACCAGCGGCATAGGGGAAATGCAGGCCCTGACGCGCCAAATCCGCAAATTAAGCGACTACCTGCATGAAATCCGCATCATTCAGGAAGAACAGCGCACCAAGAATATCATGCTGAGGAACGGCAAGCTTGCTGCCGACCTGAGCAAGAAAATCAAAACCGATTTCATGGCCGCTATGAGTCATGATCTGCGTATTCCGCTTAATACGATCGTGGGCTTTGCCGAAATCATGAAGAACCAGAATTACGGCAAGTTCGACAGCGCGCAATACGCCCAATACGCTCAGGATATCTATGATGCCGCCCGGCAGATGCAATATCTGATCAACGATATCAAAAAACTCTCCAGCGCCGAGGCCGCCATGGCCCAGCTTCAGGAAAAGCCGATTGAGATCAAGATGATGCTCGGCAAGGCACTGCGCCTGGTGGGCAAGGTCGTAGCCGAAAGAAGACTCGCCATTGAAATCAAAGTGCCGGACAACCTACCGACCATCCTGATGGATGAGCACCGTTTCGAACAGATTATCGTCAATATCGCGCTCAATATCGCAGGCAACAGCCCCCCAGGCAGCAACATCATTATCCGCGCCTATCACGAGAAGGATTACAATAATAACGACAGTTTGTGCATCTCGTTCGACTCCATCCCCGGCGCCGTGAAATCGGAGACAGAACCCAGCAAGAGAAGCAAACCCAATGTGGGCCATCTGGGCATTCCGCTGACGAAAGCGCTCGCCGCCATGCATGAAATACAGCTTGAGATCAAGAACAGCATCGGCAAGCCCGCTTCCATCACCCTGCGCTTCCCGAAGGAACGCATCGTCGGCACTCCGGCATAA
- a CDS encoding PepSY domain-containing protein, which translates to MRYNPAITATLSCFAFAASAMALPNVTHIVHNDLHAAVLAALAHTPGQVLEADQERGEENYEIDIVHDHQITEVEVDAETGKVVEAKTDEIKHRIKAFFISDKKIAALKAAKISMPDAIAKAEDSTHARAISAEFEREDEQYVYEIKLEADGKRIKARVNANTGHMESREH; encoded by the coding sequence ATGCGTTATAATCCCGCTATTACCGCAACCCTATCCTGTTTTGCATTTGCCGCATCGGCTATGGCTCTACCGAATGTCACGCATATCGTACATAATGATTTACATGCAGCCGTGCTTGCCGCACTTGCACATACTCCGGGGCAAGTTCTGGAAGCAGACCAGGAACGCGGAGAAGAGAATTATGAAATCGACATTGTGCACGATCACCAGATAACGGAAGTGGAGGTGGATGCTGAAACAGGCAAGGTTGTTGAAGCTAAAACCGATGAGATAAAACACCGTATTAAAGCATTCTTTATTTCCGATAAAAAGATTGCGGCATTAAAAGCTGCCAAAATTTCTATGCCTGATGCCATTGCTAAAGCGGAGGATTCGACGCATGCAAGGGCGATCTCTGCAGAATTTGAACGCGAAGACGAACAATATGTGTATGAGATTAAGCTTGAGGCGGATGGCAAGCGCATTAAGGCGCGCGTTAATGCTAATACTGGCCATATGGAAAGCCGTGAGCATTAA
- a CDS encoding GlpM family protein, translating to MLALKAAIGAVIMVLIALLSNSRSYYIAGLLPLFPTFTLIAHYSVGVQRSHGDLKQTIIFSMCAVVPYMVYLISSYYLLDKMSLKLALTSAALLWCLAAAGLLFIWPYIKG from the coding sequence ATGTTGGCTTTGAAGGCGGCGATTGGCGCAGTGATCATGGTTCTCATTGCACTTTTGTCGAATTCGCGAAGCTACTATATTGCCGGATTGCTCCCCCTCTTCCCCACTTTTACACTGATCGCTCACTATAGCGTCGGCGTCCAGCGCTCGCATGGGGACCTCAAGCAGACAATCATTTTCAGCATGTGCGCCGTCGTGCCCTACATGGTGTATCTGATCTCTTCTTATTACCTGCTCGATAAAATGAGCCTGAAACTCGCTTTGACAAGCGCGGCATTGCTCTGGTGCCTGGCAGCAGCGGGCCTGCTGTTCATCTGGCCTTACATCAAAGGTTAG
- a CDS encoding cytochrome b, whose protein sequence is MEQKYHLSIRITHWLMALLVISLLIIGLIVADLPKGHEWHDPLMSLHKSFGVTAFILCIIRIGLRLKFGAPALPEVIAPLERQLAKLGHFALYGFMLAMPITGYLMSTWFGFPVKLFGLELPKLVGVDRGLSKLMQETHENLGLILIGVIALHVLAVAKHRIKDRVNLLQRMT, encoded by the coding sequence ATGGAGCAGAAATATCATCTATCCATACGTATTACTCACTGGCTGATGGCATTGCTTGTCATCAGCCTTTTGATTATTGGGCTTATAGTAGCTGATTTGCCCAAAGGGCATGAATGGCATGATCCTCTTATGAGCCTTCATAAATCCTTTGGTGTTACGGCTTTTATCCTCTGTATTATCCGTATCGGCCTGCGTCTGAAATTTGGTGCTCCCGCGCTGCCGGAAGTGATTGCCCCGCTGGAACGCCAGCTTGCTAAACTCGGTCATTTTGCGCTTTATGGTTTCATGTTAGCCATGCCTATAACAGGTTATCTGATGTCCACCTGGTTTGGTTTTCCGGTTAAGCTGTTCGGCCTTGAACTGCCTAAGCTTGTCGGTGTGGATCGGGGATTGAGCAAATTAATGCAAGAGACGCATGAAAATCTGGGATTGATTCTTATCGGTGTTATTGCGCTGCATGTGCTGGCGGTTGCTAAACATCGAATTAAAGACCGGGTGAATCTTTTACAGCGGATGACCTAA
- the rplI gene encoding 50S ribosomal protein L9 has product MEVILLERVGRLGTVGDVVKVKDGYGRNFLLPQKKAMRATKDSKAIFEAKRAEIEAANAATRKEAEKKAEKLKDLSVKIVRQASEDGKLYGSVTVRDIAEAVQADGHAVERKQLVLTATIKNTGIYSAKIVLHPEVEVPLKVLVVRNESDVIEEAVPAEEPTAA; this is encoded by the coding sequence ATGGAAGTGATTTTGTTGGAGCGCGTCGGCCGCCTCGGTACCGTAGGCGATGTCGTCAAGGTAAAGGACGGTTACGGCCGTAACTTCCTGTTGCCGCAGAAGAAAGCTATGCGCGCCACCAAAGACAGCAAGGCAATCTTCGAAGCCAAGCGCGCTGAAATCGAAGCTGCAAACGCCGCCACCCGTAAGGAAGCCGAAAAGAAAGCTGAAAAGCTGAAGGATCTGTCGGTTAAGATCGTTCGTCAGGCCAGCGAAGACGGCAAGCTGTACGGTTCCGTAACCGTGCGTGACATTGCGGAAGCGGTTCAGGCTGACGGCCATGCTGTGGAACGCAAGCAGCTCGTACTGACTGCAACGATCAAGAACACCGGTATTTATAGCGCAAAAATCGTGCTGCATCCGGAAGTTGAAGTGCCGCTGAAAGTTTTGGTTGTACGCAACGAGTCCGATGTGATAGAAGAAGCTGTTCCCGCTGAGGAGCCCACCGCAGCATAA
- a CDS encoding aminotransferase class I/II-fold pyridoxal phosphate-dependent enzyme gives MSFSKYLRTVEKSQTLLLNEQSRNLEQGGKKVYKFGFGQSPFLPPQHVIDLLKENAHRKDYSPVQGIPALREAVAEFHRKVDGIDARAENVLIAPGSKILIYAVLAAFTRADLLVCAPAWVSYVPQAHLLGHGVISIPTTFEKRWRLTAEGLEAAVAQKKDKDVPSVLILNYPGNPDGLSYTDAELKAIGEVARKHNVLVISDEIYGVLHHTGGHVSLAKHYPEGTIVTGGLSKWCGAGGWRLGTAVLPVALGGEFKDTMLGIASETYSCATLPVQLAACEAYKASPETMEYVKQQRRILAALGAHCVERLQASGVRVDKPEGAFYLFPDFSAVADKLVSAGITTSQALCESLLADTGVALLPGTAFGMPAKLLAARLAYVDFDGVAVLAAAQKADVIDTAFLRKHCAHQLEGIEMLCNWVDAFNSERRVA, from the coding sequence ATGTCGTTTTCAAAATACCTGCGTACTGTTGAGAAATCCCAGACTTTGCTCCTGAATGAGCAGTCACGTAACCTCGAGCAGGGAGGAAAGAAAGTTTACAAGTTTGGTTTCGGGCAGTCGCCCTTCTTGCCACCTCAGCACGTGATCGACTTATTGAAGGAGAATGCACACCGCAAAGATTACTCACCCGTACAGGGTATCCCTGCACTCAGGGAGGCAGTTGCCGAGTTTCACCGCAAAGTGGATGGTATCGATGCTAGAGCAGAAAACGTATTGATCGCCCCGGGTTCCAAGATTCTGATTTATGCTGTGCTGGCTGCATTTACGCGCGCTGACCTGCTGGTCTGTGCCCCGGCGTGGGTATCTTACGTGCCGCAGGCGCATCTGCTCGGCCACGGCGTTATTTCCATTCCGACGACGTTTGAAAAGCGCTGGCGCCTGACAGCGGAAGGGTTGGAAGCAGCTGTTGCGCAGAAGAAGGATAAAGACGTTCCGTCCGTACTGATCCTGAACTATCCGGGTAACCCCGATGGTCTGAGCTATACTGATGCCGAGCTGAAAGCCATCGGTGAAGTCGCACGTAAACACAATGTGCTTGTGATCTCCGATGAGATTTACGGTGTGCTGCACCATACAGGCGGTCATGTCTCGCTTGCGAAGCATTATCCGGAAGGCACGATCGTTACGGGCGGCCTTTCCAAATGGTGCGGTGCGGGCGGCTGGCGTCTTGGTACGGCCGTGCTGCCGGTGGCGCTCGGCGGTGAATTCAAGGACACGATGCTCGGTATTGCGTCCGAAACCTATTCCTGCGCAACGCTGCCTGTGCAGTTGGCCGCATGCGAAGCTTACAAGGCTTCGCCGGAAACCATGGAGTATGTCAAGCAGCAGCGTCGTATTCTTGCGGCTCTCGGCGCTCACTGCGTTGAGCGTCTGCAGGCGAGCGGCGTACGCGTGGATAAACCGGAAGGCGCTTTCTACCTGTTTCCGGATTTCAGCGCGGTTGCGGACAAGCTGGTCTCTGCCGGTATAACGACTTCACAGGCTTTGTGTGAAAGCCTGCTGGCCGATACCGGTGTTGCGCTTCTGCCGGGCACGGCGTTCGGCATGCCTGCGAAACTGCTGGCGGCACGTCTGGCCTATGTGGATTTCGACGGGGTAGCCGTGCTGGCCGCTGCACAGAAAGCCGATGTCATCGATACGGCTTTCCTGAGAAAGCATTGCGCGCATCAGCTCGAAGGTATCGAAATGCTGTGCAACTGGGTTGACGCTTTCAATAGCGAACGCCGCGTTGCCTAA